A DNA window from bacterium contains the following coding sequences:
- a CDS encoding pilus assembly protein TadG-related protein translates to MNSRFSLGPRRSEVTYGRRTLLRSLGGTPQLRGGACPARWGIIHGPGRHSRRRGAIIIIVALCLVVLLLFAGMTIDMGVMWTTSQRVQDAADSAALAAAADLPDADAARTQVTRMIAAINESQTYQIAVDTATDVTLYHSGDTIEGYGVLEADAEAVEVRCHAPTPYLFLRVMGLDTENLTCRAVARQTTSDLVLPFIFAHASGTSQTGVTINGSGMTVDGDIHSNTRVVINGSSQTVNGTVEWRNRLTVNGSGNYIAHDEEGEIEDYPVDLTYDHFLAYCTQTVSSITLNGSGQTAPVGFIHITGNVVFNGSKMTAHDSIYVVDGSITINGSGHQLTNCTFVAQGSITANGTCLDFATPYTDDTLFFSTGGSIIANGSGEKSEGMIYAPTGQITYNGSDQCLRDGSLLAETIVINGSGFTANGTTVTGGGVSLSLIY, encoded by the coding sequence ATGAACAGCCGATTCAGCCTGGGACCGAGGCGAAGTGAAGTGACCTACGGGAGACGCACCCTCCTCCGGTCACTCGGAGGGACACCACAGCTGCGGGGGGGCGCCTGTCCCGCGCGCTGGGGCATTATCCATGGGCCGGGCCGACACTCGAGGCGGCGCGGCGCGATCATCATCATTGTGGCCCTCTGTCTGGTGGTCCTGCTGCTGTTCGCGGGCATGACCATAGACATGGGAGTGATGTGGACAACGTCACAGCGCGTGCAGGATGCTGCCGACTCCGCCGCTCTGGCTGCCGCCGCCGACCTGCCCGATGCCGACGCGGCGCGCACACAGGTCACCCGCATGATCGCGGCCATCAATGAGAGCCAGACCTACCAGATCGCGGTGGACACGGCGACCGATGTCACGCTCTACCACAGCGGCGACACGATCGAGGGCTACGGAGTGCTGGAGGCCGACGCTGAGGCGGTGGAGGTGCGCTGCCACGCCCCCACGCCGTACCTGTTCCTGCGCGTCATGGGCCTGGATACCGAGAACCTGACCTGCCGGGCCGTGGCGCGGCAGACCACCAGCGACCTCGTCCTGCCCTTCATCTTCGCCCATGCCAGTGGCACATCGCAGACGGGCGTCACCATCAACGGCTCGGGCATGACCGTGGACGGGGACATCCACTCCAACACGCGGGTGGTCATCAACGGCTCCAGCCAGACGGTCAACGGCACCGTGGAGTGGCGCAACCGCCTGACGGTGAACGGTTCGGGCAACTACATCGCCCACGACGAAGAGGGCGAGATCGAGGATTATCCGGTAGACCTCACGTACGACCACTTCCTGGCCTACTGCACCCAGACCGTGTCCAGCATCACGCTCAACGGGTCGGGGCAAACGGCCCCGGTTGGCTTCATCCACATCACCGGCAACGTGGTGTTCAACGGGTCGAAGATGACCGCCCATGACTCCATCTACGTGGTGGATGGCAGCATCACCATCAACGGCAGCGGCCACCAGTTGACCAACTGCACGTTCGTCGCCCAGGGCAGCATCACCGCCAATGGCACCTGCCTGGACTTCGCCACACCGTACACAGACGACACGCTCTTCTTCTCCACCGGGGGCTCCATCATCGCCAACGGCTCGGGGGAGAAGAGCGAGGGGATGATCTATGCCCCGACGGGCCAGATCACGTATAACGGCTCGGACCAGTGTCTGCGTGATGGGAGCTTGCTCGCGGAGACGATCGTGATCAACGGCAGCGGCTTCACCGCCAACGGCACCACCGTAACCGGCGGCGGCGTGAGTCTATCGCTGATCTACTGA